The sequence below is a genomic window from Phoenix dactylifera cultivar Barhee BC4 chromosome 8, palm_55x_up_171113_PBpolish2nd_filt_p, whole genome shotgun sequence.
GCGGCGCCGCCCTCGCTCCGTCGAACCCCGACAGCTCCTCCTCGGCCTTTAACACCAGCGTCCGCGCGAGCTCCCGGGCCTTGTCGAGTCCCATGAGCTTAGGATACGTGGCCTTGTCGCTCGCCAGGTCCTTCCCCGCCGTCTTCCCGAGCTCGTCCGACGTCTTCGTCACGTCGAGTATATCGTCGACCACCTGGAACAGCAGCCCAACACATCTGGCATACCTCCTCACTCTCTCCACCTCGCCATCTTCTCCTCCCCCGACGATCGCTCCACACACCGCCGCCGCCTCCAGCAATCTTGCCGTCTTGTGTATGTGGATGTATTCCAGGTCGTTGAGGTCCACCGCCTGCCCCTCGCTGGCGATGTCGACGATCTGGCCGGCCACCAGCCCGTCCGACCCCacggccgagccgagctcggccAGCGCCCGGACCACCCGCTCGGCCGCCACGCCGGCGGTGCGGACCGCGACGTGCTCGAAGGCGAGGGAGAGGAGGGCGTCGCCGGCGAGGATGGCGGTGTCCTCCCCGAAGGCGCGGTGGTTGGTGGGCTGGCCGCGGCGGAGGTCGTCGTTGTCCATGCAGGGGAGGTCGTCGTGGATGAGGGACATGGTATGGATCATCTCGGTGGCGCAGGCGACGGGCATGGCGGCGGCCTCGTCGCCGCCCACGAGCTCGCAGGAGGCGAGGGCGAGGACGGGGCGGACGCGCTTGCCGCCGGCGAGGAGGGAGTAGCGCATGGACTCGTGGATCTTGACCGGGTGGCGGAGGGAGACGGCCTGGTCCAGGGCCTCGTTCACCCGCCGGGCCTTGGCGATCATGTACTCGTTCAAGTTGAACTCTACCAGTCCGAGTCCGGTGTTCTTGGACTCGAGATCTTTGAATCCGGCTGCCGCCTGGTTCATCGTGCACCTCAAGGAAGACCTGCGCGCCACCGGAATCCTTTTTCTGCCAAGTATGGGCCTTGGAAGTGGGCTTCCATGGAAGCTAACTGCAACGTAGGCCATGAGAGAGATCTAGAGAGGAGTTGGGGGAGGAGGGGGATCAGAGAACGGGTTTTGAGGGGGTTTTGAGTTTGCTGTTCTGGGCAATGGGGAGGGAGGTACGTGGACTTATAAAGAGTAACCTTTGGGGATTGGCGATAGGACAGCACATGGTAGGTCAAAGACTTAAAAAAAGGAGCAAGGTAAGATGCCGTTTCTAATGGAATTTCATGGGGCGTGTTTATTCCATTGAGGCGGCTTTTGGAGCCAAGTGGTTTGATTTCAGCGTCGCCCCATTTGGCTGGAATTTCCATTCCGTCATTAATTAGCATTACGTTGCTGTTCTGTGTCTATATCACGGTTCCTTGGCTACTTGAAATGACTACggcaaaaagatttttttttttaacaagggACATCAGGT
It includes:
- the LOC103704346 gene encoding geranylgeranyl pyrophosphate synthase 7, chloroplastic-like, encoding MAYVAVSFHGSPLPRPILGRKRIPVARRSSLRCTMNQAAAGFKDLESKNTGLGLVEFNLNEYMIAKARRVNEALDQAVSLRHPVKIHESMRYSLLAGGKRVRPVLALASCELVGGDEAAAMPVACATEMIHTMSLIHDDLPCMDNDDLRRGQPTNHRAFGEDTAILAGDALLSLAFEHVAVRTAGVAAERVVRALAELGSAVGSDGLVAGQIVDIASEGQAVDLNDLEYIHIHKTARLLEAAAVCGAIVGGGEDGEVERVRRYARCVGLLFQVVDDILDVTKTSDELGKTAGKDLASDKATYPKLMGLDKARELARTLVLKAEEELSGFDGARAAPLHHLAHYIAYRQN